The Aquamicrobium lusatiense genome segment TGGCCGGAGACGAGCGCTTTGCGGGCATGTCGGTCGAGGTGCTGTGTCCGGCAAATGCGGTGCGCTCCCTGCCGCTGCGGGCGATCCCGATCCACCGCCGGGATGTGCTTGGCGGCAAGTTCTGGGAGCCGGTCGATCTCGGCCTGATGGCGAGGAAGGGAACGCTGGTGAACTTCGCCAATGTGGCGCCCCTGTATCACCCGCGCATGCTGACCTACATGCACGATGCGCAGATGTTCCTCTATCCGCAATCCTATCCGCGAGGGGAGTTGCGCACCCACCGGCCGCTGATGCGGCTTGCCGGGCGCCTGTCGCGCCGGGTGATCACGGTTTCAGAATTTTCCAGCCGCATGCTGCAGCGCTTCGGCATCGCGCCGGCTTCGAAAATCGCCGTCATCCATAACGGGGCCGACCACATCCTGCGGGTTGAGCCGGATAGTTCGGTGCTCGCGAGGTTCGGCCTGCAACCGCAAAACTACGTGCTGATGCTGGGCAGCGCCTTTGCCTACAAGAATATCGAGGTGATCTACCGCGCCTTCGCCCGGATGGGGGCAGGTCCCCTCAGGCTGGCGGTGATTGCAAGGGCGGACCTGCGCAAGGCGGTCGGCGCTGTGCAGGACGTCGGCGACAGGCTCGTCGTCGTTTCGGACGTCAGCGACGCCGATCTGCGGGCGCTCTACCGCCATGCGCTGGTGTTTGTCCAGCCGGCCCGGACCGAGGGCTTCGCGATGACCCAGCTTGAGGCGCTCAATTCGGGGGCGCCCGTCATCACCTGCGCGCTGGGCAGCATGCCGGAAGTGCTGGGGGAGGACGTGGCCTACGCCGATCCGGATTCGCCCGAGGAATGGGCGCGGGCGATCCTGCGCTTCGAAAGCGATCCGC includes the following:
- a CDS encoding glycosyltransferase family 4 protein, whose protein sequence is MGEAGKSATVYVNGRFLRGPITGTSRVAEEVLACWDAAMLAGDERFAGMSVEVLCPANAVRSLPLRAIPIHRRDVLGGKFWEPVDLGLMARKGTLVNFANVAPLYHPRMLTYMHDAQMFLYPQSYPRGELRTHRPLMRLAGRLSRRVITVSEFSSRMLQRFGIAPASKIAVIHNGADHILRVEPDSSVLARFGLQPQNYVLMLGSAFAYKNIEVIYRAFARMGAGPLRLAVIARADLRKAVGAVQDVGDRLVVVSDVSDADLRALYRHALVFVQPARTEGFAMTQLEALNSGAPVITCALGSMPEVLGEDVAYADPDSPEEWARAILRFESDPRFRSAMVARGQAMAARYTWQRTADALWREVVRVAKGR